The Pseudomonas oryzicola genomic sequence AGGCCAGCCTGGGCTTTTCCCGCGAGCGCCTGAGCCAGTCGTCGCTGCTGCACCTGCTGCCCGAACCCGACCAGGAACTGCTGCTCACCGAACTGGCCGCCCTCGCCCATGGCCGTACCAGTGTCCGCTTCGTCGGCCGCGTGCTGCATGCTGGCGGCCAGCAGCGCTGGCTGTCGTGGGTGGTGGTGCCGGAAGACACCCTGCTGTATGTGGTGGCACGCGACATCACCAGTGAACGCGAGGCAGCCATGGGCCTGGCCGAAGCCAACGCGCGCCTGCGCGAGCAGATCGACGAACGCGAGCGCATCGAAGCTGCGCTGCAACAGATGCAACGCCTGGAAGCGGTCGGCCAGCTGACCGCTGGCGTGGCCCACGACTTCAACAACCTGCTGACGGTGATTCTCACCGGTGCCAGCTTCCTCGAACGCGACCTGGCCAAGGGCGATGTGGACAAGGCCCGCTCCCGCCTCACGCACATCCGCGAAGCCGGCGAACGCGGTGCCAAACTGACCTCGCAACTGCTGGCATTCTCCCGCCGCCAGCGCCTGGAGCCAGTACCGCTGAACCTCAACAGTACCTTGGCCGGCCTGGAGGAGTTGTTGCGCCGCACACTGGGTGGCAATATCTCGGTACGCCTGGACCTGGAGCCCACCCTGTGGCAGGCCCTGACCGACCCGACCCAGACCGAGATGATCATCCTCAACCTGGCGATCAATGCCCGCGACGCCATGCCTGACGGTGGCCAACTGACCCTGTCGACCCGTAACACCCGTGTTGAAGCCCGCCCGCAACGCCCCGAAGACCCGGACCCGGGCGAGTATGTGATGCTGAGCATCCGCGACACCGGCTGCGGCATGAACGAAGAGGTGCTGGCCAAGGTGTTCGAGCCGTTCTTCACCACCAAGGACATCGGCAAGGGCTCGGGCCTGGGCCTGGCCCAGGTGTTCGGCTTCGCAAAGCAGTCTGGGGGTGGCGTGCACATCGACACCATGCCGGGGCGTGGCACGCAAGTGGCGGTGTACCTGCCGGCGGTCAAGGATGAAGCGGTGAGTGAACCGCTGCCGCCGCGGCTCAGCCACTCGATCAGCGCAAGCGGCGGTAATCGGACGATACTGCTGGTGGATGACGACCACCTGGTGCGCGACATGCTCGGCGATGTGCTACGCCAATATGGCTACCAAGTGCGTCAGGCGCACAGCGGCGAACAGGCCTTGGCCTTGCTGGATGAGCAGATCGACTTGCTGCTGAGCGATTTCGCCATGCCCGAGTTCAACGGTGCGCAACTGGCCTTGGCGGCACGCGAACGGTATCCGCGCCTGCCGGTGGTGTTGCTTACCGGTTATGCAGAATTGCAGGGGCTGGAGTTGCCGGACAGCCTGGTGGTTCAGAAGCCGGTACAGGCCGAGGAACTGGCCCGGGTGCTGAATGAGATGCTGGGGACCAAGAGCGTGTAGGAGCAGCCCATCGCGACACAAAGCCGCGCCTACAAGGACATGCAGAAGGCAGAAGGCAGAAACGACAAAGCCCAGCGCTTACCAATCAAGCACCGGACCGAAATATGTTTGAAGCAAGAAAATGGCAGGGGCGGCTGGATTCGAACCAACGCATGGCAGGATCAAAACCTGCTGCCTTACCGCTTGGCGACGCCCCTGTATCGGATGCAGCGTTTGCTGCCCTGACAATTCCAACTGAGTGACAACTGGGTTGTTGTCTTGGAATGCGCGGCACTTTAACAACAAACTTTCGGTCTGTGAACCCCCTGATGAAAAAAAATTGCCAGAAAACAGCGAGTTAGTCATTTTCGCCTTTCCTGCGGCGACCATCCGTCGCTTTCCCCCCGCCTCGCTTCAACACAATCGTATTCCTCCCTTCCAATCAGATGAGGCAACTGCATTGACCATGGAGGACTCCCATGCCTGTTTCTCACGATCTTTACCAGGACCTGCACTACCCGCGCGAAATCGTCCAGCAACGCCGCCAGCAGGACAAGGCGCTGGACCGGCTGCTCGACGAGTACATGGACATCGACAACCAGGTGCTCGCCGCCGAGTCGATCTCGGCCGGCAATTTCGAAGACGAAGACTTGCGCCACCTGAAAGAGCGCCGGCTGGCGGTGAAATACATGATCGAGCGCCAACTGGAGCGCAAGCCCTGAACTAACCCGCCAAGGCGGCCACCGTCAGGGGGTCTGGCTCGCCGTCATAGAACTGCACCAGCGCCCGTTGAAACACTGGGTTGTCGGGCGCGGCCTGGGCGAACAGGGTCAGGCACGAGCGCAGCTTGAGGTGGTCGGGGCTGCCGAGCATTTCACGGGCGCTCTTGTCGCGGTGCTGCAGCAGCGCGGTCACGCAAGCTTGCAGCCGCGGCCCCAGCAGGGGATGAGCAAGGTAAGCCCGGGCTTCGTCGATCCCGGCCAACGCATAACGCTCGGCCATGGCACTGCGGCCCAGGCCATCGAGCTGCGGGAACACGTACCACATCCAGTGGCTGCGCTTGCGCCCGGCCTGCAGCTCCTGCATCACCTGGCCGTACACTCGGTTCTGCGCCTCGACGAAGCGCTCCAGATCAGAGCCGCTTTGCATACTCGCCCCTCCTCGTGTTGTTCACGACCTTCACTGTACGCCTGCAGGTCCGACCTATCTCGCCAGGCGATGATTGCCGCGCACTTTCTGTATTGGTCAAATTGGCCGCCCTCGGGCAAGCTGCATCCTGCCCTGCCATCGCCCAAGGAGCTTTGCTTTTGCCTGCCTGGATCCCTACTCCGCTACGCCAGTTCGGCCAACGCCTGCGTGGCACCGCCCAGCAGAGCGAACTGCTCGGCTGGTTCGAAGAGAAGGCACGCAGCCGCGGTTATCAGCTCAGCGACGGCCAGCGCCGGGTAATCCAGTGCATGGCCAGGCAACTGGCACAACTCGAACAAGGCCAGCCGCGCAGCCTGTACTTGTACGGCCCAGTGGGGCGCGGCAAGAGCTGGCTGCTCGATGGTTTCTTCCAGGCCGTGCCGGTAGCGGCCAAGCAGCGCCTGCATTTCCATGACTTCTTTGCCCGCCTGCACCAGGGCATGCACCGCCACCGCGCGCTGGACAATGCGCTGGACGCCACCCTCGACGAACTGCTGGGCGGCTGCCGGGTGCTGTGCTTCGACGAGTTCCACGTGCACGACATTGGCGATGCCATGTTGCTCACCCGCTTGTTCAACGCCCTGTTCAGCCGCGGTGTGTTGTTGCTGTTGACGTCCAATTATGCGCCCGAAGGTTTGCTGCCCAACCCGTTGTACCATGAGCGCTTCCTGCCGGTGATCCGCCTGATCAACAGCTCGATGGAAGTGCTCGAGGTCAGTGGCGACACCGATTTCCGCAGCCTGCCGGCCAACCGCGAACATCAGCGTTTTACCCGGGGCTGCTATGCCTGGCCAGGCACGGCGGCACAACGCCAGGCGCTCAGGGTTCCGCAACGACAACCGCTGATGCTGGAGGTGAACAAACGCCCCTTGCGCGCCCTGGCCAGCGATGGCCGGCGGGTGCTGTTTGCCTTTGCAGACCTGTGCGAGAACGCCACTGCGGTTATCGACTACCTGGTGCTGGCCGAGCGATACGATGAATGGATCATCGACGGGCTGGACGATCTGTCGGAATGCTCGCTGGCGGCGCAGCAGCGTTTGGTCAACCTGGTGGATGTGCTCTATGACCAGGACCGGCAAATGATAGTGATCGGTAAACGGCCGCTGGAAGAGAGCCTGAACGGGCCGCTTGCCGACCTGATGCGTACGCGTAGCCGGCTGGGGCAGTTGCATCAGGCAGGCCCCCAGGACATGATTGCCTGACGGGCCTTTTCGCGGGTAACCCGTGAAAAGGCCTGCAAGAAGATCATCCCGTCAGCCGGCCCTGGGCAAGTCCGCCAGCACCGCCTCGATCTCCCCCAGCACCGCCGGGTCATCCAGGGTCGAAGGCGGCACATAGACCTGCCCGTCGGCAATCTTGCGTAGCACCGCCCGCAGAATTTTCCCGGAGCGGGTCTTGGGCAAGCGCTTCACCAACCGCACCCGGTTGAAGCAGGCCAACGCACCAATCTCCTCGCGCACGCTGCCCACTAGCTCCACCAGCAACTGCGCCTCGGCGATGTCCTCGCCGTCCTTGAGCACCACCAGGGCCAACGGCACCTGCCCCTTGATCTCGTCATGCACGCCAATCACCGCGCACTCGGCTACCGCTGGATGACGCGCCACCAGGTCCTCCATTTCGCCGGTGGACAGCCGGTGCCCGGACACGTTGATCACGTCATCGGTGCGCCCCATGATGTAGACGAAGCCATCATCATCCAGATAGCCGCCATCACCAGTGTGGTAATACCCCGGGTAGGTGCGCAGGTAGGCCTGCAGGTAGCGCTCGTGGTCGCCCCACAGCGTCTGGCTGCAGCCGGGCGGCAGTGGCAAGGCAATGACGATCGAGCCCTGGTGGTTCGGCCCCAGCAAGTGTCCCTCGTCATCCAGCACCTGCACGTGGTAGCCCGGCACCGCCCGGTTGCTCGACCCCGGCTTCGCCGCACTGCCTTCCAGCCCTACGCAGGGCGCGGTGACCGGCCAGCCGGTCTCGGTCTGCCACCAATGGTCGTGCACCGGCTTGCCAGTGACCCGCTCCAGCCATTCGTGGGTGCTGGAATCCAGTTTCTCGCCCGCCAGGAACAACTGGCGCAGCGAACTCAGGTCGTGCTTGCGGATCAGTTCGCCGTCCGGGTCTTCCTTGCGGATGGCACGCATGGCAGTGGGCGCGCAGAACAGGGCATTGACCTTGTACTGCTCCACCACCCGCCAGTAGGCCGAAGCGTCCGGGGTGCGGATCGGCTTGCCTTCGTAGAACACCGTTGTGCAGCCGCTCATCAGCGGCCCATAGACGATCAGCGAATGGCCGACCACCCAGCCGACATCGGAGATTCCCCACCACACGTCGCCCGCCTGCATGCCGTAGATGTGGCGCATGGCATAGCACAGGGCCACGGCGTTGCCGCCATTTTCCCGCACGATGCCTTTGGGTTTGCCGGTGGTACCCGAGGTGTACATGATGTACAGCGGGTCGCACGCATCCAGCTCGATCGGTGGCACCGGCTCGGCCTGCGCCAAGCTCGCCTGCCAGTCCAGGTCACGGCCCGCCTGCAGCTCGGCGCGGGCTTGCGGCCGTTGCAACACCAGCACGTTGCGCGGCTGGTGGCGGGCCAGCTGCAGGGCACGGTCGACCAGCGGCTTGTATGCGATCACCCGGTCGAATTCCAGCCCGCAGGATGCCGTCAGCAGCAATGTTGGCCGGGCATCGTCGATACGCAAGGCCAGCTCGTTGGCGGCAAAACCACCGAACACCACCGAATGCACCGCACCGATCCGCGCACACGCCAGCATGGCCATGGCCGCCTGCGGCACCATGGGCATGTAGATGATCACGCCATCACCCTTGTTCACCCCCAGCTGGCGCAACAGACCGGCCAGGCGCGCCACCTCGTCACGCAACTGATGATAGGTGTAGGCCTGCTGCACACCGGTCACTGGCGAATCGTAGATCAGCGCCAGCTGCTCGCCTCGTCCCTGCTCGATCTGGTGATCAAGGGCCAGGTAGCAGCTGTTCAGGCGGCCATCGGCGAACCAGCGGTGGGTACCGTCGGCGTTGTCCTGCAAGGTCAGGGCTGGCTTGCGGTGCCAGGCCAGGTGCGCGGCCTGTTCTGCCCAGAATGCGGCAGGGTCGGAAATGGAATGGGCGTAGCTGTGCTGGTAGCTCATATCGAGGAAAACCCGGTACTTGTTGTTATTGAAGGGCGAAACCTGAGTATGGACCGCCGCACCGGCACCGCCATGGGACTAAAGTCACAACCGACCTGCAAATTTGCAGACAGCACAAAAGCGCCCCATGACGGTGCAAAGCCTCTAGAATAGGCCACGCCTTCAACCCGCGAGCAGCTCATGGACATCGATCAGGCCCGAACCTTTCTGGAAATCGTGCGGTGCGGCAGCCTGGTCGCCGCTGCCGAACGCCTGTTCGTGTCGCAGACGGCGATTACCGCACGGGTGCAGCGCCTGGAGCAGCAACTGGGTTGCCAACTGTTCGTGCGCAGCCGCAACGGCGCCAGCCTGACCAGCGACGGCAAAGCCTTCGTCAGTTATGCCAACCAGCTGGTACAAACCTGGGAAGCGGCCCGTCGCGACCTGCCGCTGCCGCAAGGCTGCCAGCAAGTGCTGCACGTGGGCGGGGAGGTGAGCCTGGGCAACCCGATGATGCTCGACTGGGTCAGCGCCCTGCACCATGAGTTGCCCAGCCATGCCATCCGCAGCGAGGTGAGTGACGGCGAGTCGCTGCTGCGCAAGGTTGAAATGGGCCTGCTGGATGCCGCGCTGGTCTACCAGCCGAACTATGGCCCGGGGCTGCAGGTGGAGCAGCTGATGGAGGAAAAGCTGATCCGCGTGCGCCGGGTCGACCGCCCCGACCCATACATCTACATCGACTGGGGCGAAGCCTTCCGCCGCCAACACGATGCCGCCCTGCCCGACTGCGCACGCCCGGCGCTGAGTTTCAACCTGGGCCCACTGGCGTTGCAGTTCATTCTCGACCAGGGCGGCAGTGGATACTTCCGCACCCGGGTAGTGCAAGCCTACCTGGATAACGGGGTGTTCGAGCGAGTACCGCAGGCGCCGGAATTCACCTACCCGACCTATCTGGTGTACCCGCGCAAACGTGACGGCGACGCCCTGCAACAAGCCTTTGCCATCCTGCGCCGGCTGGTAGCCGCCGGCGCCAGCGACTGGTCACAACGCTGGGACCCGCTGATCTGAAGCCTCGGTTCGGCTGAGCAACTGGCGCTTGAGGCCAGCAATCAGGTCGGTCTGGGTGATCACCCCCACCAGCTGGCCAGCATCGAGCACCGGCAGGCAATGCAGGCCCTGCTCGCACAGCAACGGCAGCAAACGCTCCAGCGGGTGCTGGCTGCTGACGCTGATGACCCGCCGGCTCATGACCTGCTCCATGCGCACCGCCTTGCGGCTGAACAAGCCGCGCCAACTGAAACGACCACGCTGCATGGCCGGGCCGACCAGGTCGCTGAGGCTGACGATGCCCACCAACTTGCCGTGTTGCAGCACCGGCAGGGTTTTCAGATGATGGCTGGCAAGCATTTGCCAAGCCTGCTCCAGGGTGGTGTCGGGCGTGGCGAACTGCACGTCACGGGACATCACCGAGGCCGCGGTGATGCCGCCAAGGCTGCGCTGCAGGGCATGTTGCTCGGTGGCCAGGATGATCCGTTCCAGTTCGTCACGGGTGACGTCGACGAACTCGCCCAGTTCTTCCAGGGCCTGGTCCAGGTCCTCGCCACGGATGCCGACCCGCTCGCCAGGCAGTGGGTCATGGGTATGGTGCAGGTCCTTGCGCGGCGCGGCGCCTTTCGGGTAACGCACGCCGGTCAGCCGGTTGTAGAGGATTGCCACTGTCACTAGGATCAACGCATTGAGCAGCACCGGCTCCAGTAACCGATCGCCCATGGCGGCAAGCCCCGGATCGGCCAGCACCGCGCTCACCGCCACCCCGCCGCCTGGCGGGTGCAGGCAGCGCAGCAGGCACATCACCAGGATCGACAGGCCCAGGGCTGCAGCGGCCACCCACAGCTCCGGGCCGAAGCCCTGGCGCATGGCCAGGCCGACCGCACCGGCCACGGCATAGCTGCCCAGCACCGGCCAGGGCTGGGCCAACGGGCCGGAATGCACGGCGAATACCAGCACCGCCGAAGCCGCCAGCGGACCGAGCAGGTGCAGGGCAATGCCGGGGCCAAAAGCCATGCTGGTCAGCCAACCGGCGAGCAACAGGCCGAGCAGCGCGCCGATACCGGCACGCAACCATTCTCTGGGGGGAATATTCAGGGGCGCAGGCAACAGCCGCTGCAGACGAGTTTCGGAACGCGAGGCAGACATGAAGGTAATCGAGGTCTTTGGTTTTTCTGGTTGGAAAAGAAAGCCCAGCCGTGATGGCCTGGGCCGCGTATTGCATCGGCAATCGCCAAAAGGGGCTCCGTCCGTGGAGGGATGGAAACCGTAGGGTTTCATGCAGGGGATTTTGCCGGGCAGAGTGCGATTGGACTAATGCAAAAAAATGCGCCTGCACTGCAATTTTTTTGCATTGGTGGTATTGAAGGCTATCGTGCCTGCCGGCGATGGGCCGCAAAGGGGCCCCGGTATTATCGCACCTTGCGCGGCAGGTCGATGCTGACCCGCAGCCCGCCCAAGGGGCTCTCCAGCAACGCCAGGCGCCCGCCCCAGGCCTCGACGATATCGCGCACGATACCCAGGCCCAGGCCATGCCCGTCAACCTGCTCGTCCAACCGCGAACCACGCTCCAGCACCTGCTGCCGCTGGCTCTCGGGAATGCCTGGGCCATCATCATCGACCCACAAGCGATAGCCCTCGGTATCCGCCGCGATGCCCAGCCGCACCTCGCTGTCGGCCCACTTGCAGGCATTGTCCAGCAGGTTGCCGAGCAATTCGAGGAAGTCCTCGCGGTCCCATGGCAGCAACAACCCGGGCCGCACATCACTGGCCAGCAACAAGCCCTCACCATGGATCATGCCCAGCGTTGCCAGCAACCCCGGCAATTCGGCGTCACAATCAAACTGCGCGCCCGGCAACGCATCCCCTGCCAACCGTGCACGGTTCAGCTCCCGCGCCAGGCGCTGCTGAATCTGCTCCAGCTGTTCGCGCATCTGCGCGCGAACCTCGGGCAGGTCCTTCAGACGCTCGCTGGAGGCCAGGCTCAGCAGCACCGCCAGCGGTGTCTTCAGCGCATGACCAAGGTTGCCCAATGCATGGCGCGAGCGCCGCAGGCTGTCTTCGGTATGCAGCAACAGATGGTTGATCTGCCCTACCAGCGGCGCCAGTTCGCTGGGCACCTCGGCATCCAGTTGCGAGCGCTGGCCCTGCTGCAACTGGGCGATCTGCTGACGCGCCCGCTCCAGGGGCCGCAGCGAGCGGGTCACGGTGATGCGTTGCAACACCAGCACCAGTATCAGCGCCACCAGGCCCATGCCCAGGCCGATCTGCTGCATGCGTCGGAAACCTTCGCGGACCGGCGAATAGTCCTGTGCCACACTGATCGAAATGTCCTGCCCCAGGCGCCGGTAATCGGCCCGCAAGGCCAGCAATTGCTGGCCTTCCGGCCCCAGTTGGTGGCTGTCGGAAAGGCCCGGCGCAGCAGGTTTGGGCATGTCCAGGTCCCACAGCGAGCGAGAACGCCAGGTGCCTTTTTCGAAATCGATGCGGAAGTAGTAGCCGGAAAACGGCCGCTGGTACGCCGCCGAGATACGCCGCTCGTCCAGCTGCAGGCCCGAAGGCCCGCGCACCAGGGCTACCAACAGGTTCTCGCTTTCCTTGCGCAGGCCGTTCTCCAGGTAACGCTGCAGGCCGGCCTCGAACAGCCACAGCGTCAGTTGCGCCAGCAGCAGGCCGACCACTACCAGCACCGCCACCAGGCCCAGGCTCAGGCGCGCCTGGATCGACTTCACGCGGTGCTCCCGGCATAGATGTAGCCTTGCCCACGGCGAGTCTCGATGACGCTGCGGCCGAGCTTGCGCCGCAAGTGATTGACATGCACTTCCAGCACGTTGGAATCGCGCTCGGTTTCGCCGTCGTAAAGATGCTCGGCCAGGTGGCTCTTGGACAGGATCTGCTGGGGATGCAGCATGAAGTAGCGCAGCAGACGGAATTCGGCAGCGGTCAGCTGGATATCCACCCCGTCGCGGCTTACGCATTGACGGCTTTCGTCCAGATGCAGGCCGGCCGCTTCCAGCGTCGGCTGGTTGGCCAGGCCACGGGCACGGCGCAGCAACGCCTGGATGCGCAGTTGCAGCTCTTCGGGGTGAAAGGGTTTGCTCAGGTAGTCATCGGCCCCGGCCTTCAGCCCTTCGATACGCTCGGCCCAAGAGCCGCGCGCGGTGAGGACCAGCACTGGCGTGACCAGGCCGGCGGCGCGCCAGTGGGCCAGTACCTCAAGACCCGGCAAACCCGGCAAGCCCAGGTCGAGGATGATCAGGTCGTACGGTTCGCTCTGGCCCTGATACACAGCATCACGACCATCGGCCAGCCAGTCGACAGCGTAGCCCTGGCGTTGCAGGCCGCTGGTCAGCTCGTCAGCCAGCGGTACATTATCTTCGACTAGCAACAGGCGCATTCAGTCGTCTTCCTCGTCCTTGAGCAGGGTGCCGGTGCTGGCATCGAGCTTGACCTCGCGCACCACACCTTCAACCGTCAGCAACTCGACTTCATATTCATAGCGATCGTCATCCTCCTCCAGCTCGGCCTCCAGCAGGCGCGCCCCGGGGTGACGCCCCAGGGCAGCTTCCAGCAGGTGTTCGAGCGGCAGGATGACCCCCTTCTGGCGCAACGCCAGGGCTTCGTCCTGGTCAAGGTCGCGGGCCATGGCCAGCGAGCAAGCGGCCAGCAGCACCAGCGCGAGGTAGCGTGCCGACCGCGGTAGGTGGATCATCAGTTGTCCCGCTCGTCCTTGAGGACTTCACCGGTCTTGGCATCCAGATCGACATCCCACTCGACATTCTGGCTGTCGCGCAGCTCGACCTTGTAGATGTAGCGACCGTATTCGTCTTCCAGCTCGGAGTCGGTGACCGTGGCGCCCGGGTGCTTGGCCACGGCGGCGGCCTTGAGTTCGTCCAGCGACTTGATGGTCTTGTCGTTGACCAGTTTGACCACTTCGTCGGGCTGCACATCCTTGGCGAAGGCGGCGTTGGCGCCGAACGCGAGGGCGGCGGCGGTGAACAGGGCAGTCAAGGTTTTCATCGTTCTTCTCTCCTGAGAACTGTACAAGTTGTCTACGGGGTTAAGATTACCCAGCGGTCCTTAATTCAACCTGAAAACAGCTGCCGGCATGATAGCGCAGGTCAATGGGCCTGCGGCTTGCCGGCCTGCGCAGATTCCCTGTGGCGTCCCTATAATGCCCATCTACCGCCCAAGAGACCTGTCATGAGCGCCATCCATGTGAAATACCCCGCCCTCACTTTCAAGGCCGGCCAGCGCGCCCTGCGGCAGGTCCGC encodes the following:
- a CDS encoding response regulator translates to MQPMPLKLLMVEDSSMDAELTLMRLERSGLHVQAQLVFDHVGVEHALREARYDLILCDCVLPGSSGTEVLAIAQRLAPDIPFIFLSGIYGEEHAVEMIRLGATDYVLKKNLPLLPKAVRRALTEVQERQRRRRAEEALADVEARARFAIDAAGMGTWDMRPQEGLLLWDVRCKTLFGLPTSTEMTLDVFYAGIYPDDLPLVREAVDRAMRPQSGGQYRVEFRIAQPDGREPRWLLSSGQSQFVNDQCVRFSGVLQDIHTQRLATQALRQLNEMLGERVERRTRERDRAWELSQDLLAVLNKDLTPVALNPAWEASLGFSRERLSQSSLLHLLPEPDQELLLTELAALAHGRTSVRFVGRVLHAGGQQRWLSWVVVPEDTLLYVVARDITSEREAAMGLAEANARLREQIDERERIEAALQQMQRLEAVGQLTAGVAHDFNNLLTVILTGASFLERDLAKGDVDKARSRLTHIREAGERGAKLTSQLLAFSRRQRLEPVPLNLNSTLAGLEELLRRTLGGNISVRLDLEPTLWQALTDPTQTEMIILNLAINARDAMPDGGQLTLSTRNTRVEARPQRPEDPDPGEYVMLSIRDTGCGMNEEVLAKVFEPFFTTKDIGKGSGLGLAQVFGFAKQSGGGVHIDTMPGRGTQVAVYLPAVKDEAVSEPLPPRLSHSISASGGNRTILLVDDDHLVRDMLGDVLRQYGYQVRQAHSGEQALALLDEQIDLLLSDFAMPEFNGAQLALAARERYPRLPVVLLTGYAELQGLELPDSLVVQKPVQAEELARVLNEMLGTKSV
- a CDS encoding DUF1810 domain-containing protein, which encodes MQSGSDLERFVEAQNRVYGQVMQELQAGRKRSHWMWYVFPQLDGLGRSAMAERYALAGIDEARAYLAHPLLGPRLQACVTALLQHRDKSAREMLGSPDHLKLRSCLTLFAQAAPDNPVFQRALVQFYDGEPDPLTVAALAG
- the zapE gene encoding cell division protein ZapE — encoded protein: MPAWIPTPLRQFGQRLRGTAQQSELLGWFEEKARSRGYQLSDGQRRVIQCMARQLAQLEQGQPRSLYLYGPVGRGKSWLLDGFFQAVPVAAKQRLHFHDFFARLHQGMHRHRALDNALDATLDELLGGCRVLCFDEFHVHDIGDAMLLTRLFNALFSRGVLLLLTSNYAPEGLLPNPLYHERFLPVIRLINSSMEVLEVSGDTDFRSLPANREHQRFTRGCYAWPGTAAQRQALRVPQRQPLMLEVNKRPLRALASDGRRVLFAFADLCENATAVIDYLVLAERYDEWIIDGLDDLSECSLAAQQRLVNLVDVLYDQDRQMIVIGKRPLEESLNGPLADLMRTRSRLGQLHQAGPQDMIA
- a CDS encoding propionyl-CoA synthetase; the protein is MSYQHSYAHSISDPAAFWAEQAAHLAWHRKPALTLQDNADGTHRWFADGRLNSCYLALDHQIEQGRGEQLALIYDSPVTGVQQAYTYHQLRDEVARLAGLLRQLGVNKGDGVIIYMPMVPQAAMAMLACARIGAVHSVVFGGFAANELALRIDDARPTLLLTASCGLEFDRVIAYKPLVDRALQLARHQPRNVLVLQRPQARAELQAGRDLDWQASLAQAEPVPPIELDACDPLYIMYTSGTTGKPKGIVRENGGNAVALCYAMRHIYGMQAGDVWWGISDVGWVVGHSLIVYGPLMSGCTTVFYEGKPIRTPDASAYWRVVEQYKVNALFCAPTAMRAIRKEDPDGELIRKHDLSSLRQLFLAGEKLDSSTHEWLERVTGKPVHDHWWQTETGWPVTAPCVGLEGSAAKPGSSNRAVPGYHVQVLDDEGHLLGPNHQGSIVIALPLPPGCSQTLWGDHERYLQAYLRTYPGYYHTGDGGYLDDDGFVYIMGRTDDVINVSGHRLSTGEMEDLVARHPAVAECAVIGVHDEIKGQVPLALVVLKDGEDIAEAQLLVELVGSVREEIGALACFNRVRLVKRLPKTRSGKILRAVLRKIADGQVYVPPSTLDDPAVLGEIEAVLADLPRAG
- a CDS encoding LysR family transcriptional regulator, whose protein sequence is MDIDQARTFLEIVRCGSLVAAAERLFVSQTAITARVQRLEQQLGCQLFVRSRNGASLTSDGKAFVSYANQLVQTWEAARRDLPLPQGCQQVLHVGGEVSLGNPMMLDWVSALHHELPSHAIRSEVSDGESLLRKVEMGLLDAALVYQPNYGPGLQVEQLMEEKLIRVRRVDRPDPYIYIDWGEAFRRQHDAALPDCARPALSFNLGPLALQFILDQGGSGYFRTRVVQAYLDNGVFERVPQAPEFTYPTYLVYPRKRDGDALQQAFAILRRLVAAGASDWSQRWDPLI
- a CDS encoding HPP family protein — encoded protein: MSASRSETRLQRLLPAPLNIPPREWLRAGIGALLGLLLAGWLTSMAFGPGIALHLLGPLAASAVLVFAVHSGPLAQPWPVLGSYAVAGAVGLAMRQGFGPELWVAAAALGLSILVMCLLRCLHPPGGGVAVSAVLADPGLAAMGDRLLEPVLLNALILVTVAILYNRLTGVRYPKGAAPRKDLHHTHDPLPGERVGIRGEDLDQALEELGEFVDVTRDELERIILATEQHALQRSLGGITAASVMSRDVQFATPDTTLEQAWQMLASHHLKTLPVLQHGKLVGIVSLSDLVGPAMQRGRFSWRGLFSRKAVRMEQVMSRRVISVSSQHPLERLLPLLCEQGLHCLPVLDAGQLVGVITQTDLIAGLKRQLLSRTEASDQRVPAL
- a CDS encoding ATP-binding protein; amino-acid sequence: MKSIQARLSLGLVAVLVVVGLLLAQLTLWLFEAGLQRYLENGLRKESENLLVALVRGPSGLQLDERRISAAYQRPFSGYYFRIDFEKGTWRSRSLWDLDMPKPAAPGLSDSHQLGPEGQQLLALRADYRRLGQDISISVAQDYSPVREGFRRMQQIGLGMGLVALILVLVLQRITVTRSLRPLERARQQIAQLQQGQRSQLDAEVPSELAPLVGQINHLLLHTEDSLRRSRHALGNLGHALKTPLAVLLSLASSERLKDLPEVRAQMREQLEQIQQRLARELNRARLAGDALPGAQFDCDAELPGLLATLGMIHGEGLLLASDVRPGLLLPWDREDFLELLGNLLDNACKWADSEVRLGIAADTEGYRLWVDDDGPGIPESQRQQVLERGSRLDEQVDGHGLGLGIVRDIVEAWGGRLALLESPLGGLRVSIDLPRKVR
- a CDS encoding response regulator transcription factor, which encodes MRLLLVEDNVPLADELTSGLQRQGYAVDWLADGRDAVYQGQSEPYDLIILDLGLPGLPGLEVLAHWRAAGLVTPVLVLTARGSWAERIEGLKAGADDYLSKPFHPEELQLRIQALLRRARGLANQPTLEAAGLHLDESRQCVSRDGVDIQLTAAEFRLLRYFMLHPQQILSKSHLAEHLYDGETERDSNVLEVHVNHLRRKLGRSVIETRRGQGYIYAGSTA
- a CDS encoding PepSY domain-containing protein; protein product: MIHLPRSARYLALVLLAACSLAMARDLDQDEALALRQKGVILPLEHLLEAALGRHPGARLLEAELEEDDDRYEYEVELLTVEGVVREVKLDASTGTLLKDEEDD
- a CDS encoding PepSY domain-containing protein translates to MKTLTALFTAAALAFGANAAFAKDVQPDEVVKLVNDKTIKSLDELKAAAVAKHPGATVTDSELEDEYGRYIYKVELRDSQNVEWDVDLDAKTGEVLKDERDN